A region of the Bacteroidales bacterium genome:
ATTCTCAAAATTGAATTTCACAATTCCTTTTTCCAGATAGGCTACATGGGTTGACTGCCCGCCCTGCTTGATAATGGTTTCGCCTTTTTTAAAAGTAAGCCTTACCGATGCGCGCTCAATCGTATTGATTTCCTCATCGGTAAGGAAGGGCAAAGATAGTTCCTGCAGCCAGCCTATCTTCTGTTTTAATGACAGGATTTCCATAAGGCTATAATTTTTAATGATTTTATATAAAGAATTTCATTAACAGGTATTAAAACAATAACACAAATATACACTAAATCTATTGACATTATGTGTTGTTTTGTAAATAAATATCAACAAATGTTCTTTGCCTGATGCTTCAGCAGGTTATTTACAAGGTTATTATTTATATATCAACACTTTACAATCATGAAAAAAAAATATTACAAATGGTTAATGGCATTGGCAATTGGATTATTTTTCTTGCCGGGATCAGGCTGCCAGGGGCCGTCATCACAAAAAGCATCAGATGGCGATGAATTACGAGGCACAATTTCCATTTCCGGAGCCTGGGCCTTATATCCGATGACTGTGAAATGGTCGGAGGAATTCCGTAAGTTGCATCCGCGGGTTCGGATTGATATTTCAGCCGGGGGAGCCGGAAAGGGTTTTACAGATGCCATGTCGGGAATGGTTGATTTGGGAATGTTTTCCCGTGGTTTCACTCAAGCCGAGCTTGACAGAGGAGTTTGGTATGTTGGGGTCACAAAAGATGCGGTAATCCCGGTAATAAATGAAACCAATCCTTTTAAGGAACAGATTCTGAAACGTGGAATAACGCGCGAAGAATTTCAGGAAATATATTTGAACCAATCCATCACAAAATGGAAAGACCTGCTGAATATTCAAGATGATAATGCTATTCACGTCTACACCCGATCCGATGCCTGCGGCGCTGCCGAAATGTTTGCCGAGTACCTTGGCAAGCATCAGGAAAATCTGCTTGGTACCGGCGTTTTTGGCGATCCCGGAATTGCAAGCGCCGTTAAAAACGATCCCTTTGGAATGGGCTACAACAACGTGAACTTCGTATATGACCTCCAAACCCGCCGTCCCTATCCAGGACTCGTAGTTATTCCACTTGACCTGAATCAAAATGGCAAGATTGACCCGGAAGAGGATTTTTATGATACGTTGGATGAACTCAACACAGCCATCCGCGATGGAATATACCCCGCTCCACCCGCACGTCCTCTCTATTTTGTGGCAAAAAGCAAACCCGGGAGGAAAGAAGTGATAGAGCTTCTGCGATGGATATTGACAAGTGGACAAGAGTTCGTGGATGAAGCAGGTTATGTTGCGTTGCCCGACCAAGTGATTGAAGAAGAACTTAAAAAGCTGAATTAGTGACCTCGTTTCAAATTATCAGGCGCTTGCGCGACAGGATCAATGTTTCGTGGATGATTGTGGCCCTGGCCATTGTAGTATTTCTTCCGTTTGTGCTTGGCATTGGTTTATACCTTCAATCAACATTGCTTTTAGAGGAGCAAAGCCTTTTCAGGATTTTATTCACTTCGCAGTGGCAGCCGATGTCAGGGAAATTCGGATTGCTCGGTTTTATTCTGAGTTCATTGATGGTCACGGCGCTTTCATTGCTGATTGCCGGCCCGGTTTGTTTGCTCACAGCCATTCATCTCACACAGTATGCAAAAAAATATGTGCTAAAAATTATGCACCCGGTGATTGATATTCTTGCCGGAATTCCATCGGTGATTTATGGCGTTTGGGGCATTATTGTGATCGTTCCGTTAGTCTCAAAATATCTAGCTCCATTTTTCGGCGTTCAGACTTCAGGTTACACTTTACTTACTGGCGCTATTGTATTGTCTGTAATGATCATACCCTTTATTTTGAATATTCTGATTGAAGTATTCCGGAGCATTCCAACTGAACTCACCGAGGCATCGCTGGCACTTGGTGCAACCCGCTGGCAAACCATCAAGCACGTGATTGTCAGAAAAGGGTTTCCGGGAATTATTTCGGCGATGGGGCTTGGCGTTTCACGTGCTTTTGGCGAAACCATTGCCGTGCTGATGGTTGTTGGCAACGTGGTCAAAATTCCAACAGGCGTTTTTCAGCCCGGTTATCCACTTCCGGCGCTGATAGCCAATAATTATGGCGAGATGATGTCAATACCTCAGTATCAGTCGGCATTGATGTTCTCAGCCCTGGTTTTATTTGTAGTTGTAATGCTTTTTAACCTGGCTTCGAGAATTGCCATTTCACGGTTCGAAACCAAGTAAAATGCTTAAGTTCGAGGTTCAAAGTTCAAAGTTCAATGAATTAACGAATTACAAATTAACCAATTAATGAATTACCCAATTAACCATTCAACCTATCAACTACTCCAACACTCCATTACTCCAATACTCCAATACTCCAGTACTCCACTATTCCAATAAATCCAGGCAAAGCAAATGAAATGAAAAAGTTCAAATTTATAGAAGAGAAGATTTTCAGAGCGCTGATGTTTTTTTCAACCGTGTTCATTGTAACGTCGCTGGCATTGATCATATTCAGCATTTTACATAAAGGTCTTCCGGTTTTATCATGGGAAATGGTATCGCAGACTCCGAAAGGAGGATATTATTTTGGGAAGGAAGGAGGCATTGTCAACGCGATAGTTGGCTCATTCTACTTATCAGTTAGTGCAACCTTTCTTGCATTGTTTGTCTCATTGCCCCTGGCTCTTTTTATGAATATTTATTTGAAACGTTTTAAGATCGTCATCAACGCCATCCGTTTCTTCCTTGATTTGTTATGGGGAGTTCCATCCATCGTTTACGGAGCTTTTGGGTTCACCATTATGATTTATTTCGGGTTGAAAGCTTCACTGATTGCGGGTATTTTTACTGTGACCCTATTCATTATCCCTATCATGGTCCGGGCCATGGATGAGGTGTTTAAAACCGTTCCGGTTGGCTTATACGAAGCAGCATTATCATTGGGATCAACACGTTCCGAAACGGCTTACAGAGTTTTCCTGAAACAATGTTATCCGGGAGTGATAACCGCAGTTTTGCTGGCATTCGGCAGAGGCATCGGCGACGCTGCATCGGTACTTTTTACTACTGGTTTCACGGATCATATTCCAACTTCACTGTCTCAACCAACAGCAACGCTTCCTTTGGCAATTTTCTTCCAACTTGGCTCGCCCATCCCTGAAGTTCAGGAAAGGGCATATGCTGCTGCAGCAGTGCTCACATTTTTCATTCTTGCAATAAGCATATTGGCCCGTTTGAGTTCGGGAAGATTCCAGAAAAACAAGATTAATTTCTGATTATGGAAAACAACGCAAAAATTATTACCAAGGACCTGAACCTTTCGATCGGGAAATTGCAGATTCTTAAAAACATCAATCTTGCGATCCCACCCAATAGAGTTACAGTCATTTTAGGGCCTTCTGGCTGCGGCAAGACTACACTGCTCAAAAGTATGAACCGCCTCACCGATCTATATCCGGAAATGGAACTATCGGGTCATATTTATATTGACGGAAAGGACATTCTCAAAGCTGGAACGGAAATCACCGAAATCAGGCGGAAGATGGGATTATTATCACAACGACCATATCCGCTGCCCATGAGCATTTATAAAAATATTGCCTATGGGCTTAAAATCAATGGTGTTTATAACCGTGCAGCATTACAAACAAAAGTGGAGCATTACCTGCGCCTGGCCAATTTATGGGACGAAGTAAAAGACCGGCTGCGTGAACCTGCCAATACCTTATCCATCGGACAACAGCAGCGCCTTTGCCTGGCACGTGGCCTTGCGGTGGATCCTGAAATTATCCTGGCCGACGAACCAACCTCAGCGCTTGACCCCATTTCAAGCAATGCCATTGAAGCGCAGTTTTCGCATCTCAAGGAGCATTACACAATTGTAATGGTAACACATATCTTGCGTCAGGCGCGCCGTATAGCCGATCATATTGTTTTCATGTATCTTGGCGAAGTGGTTGAGCAAGGCCCTGCTAATGAGTTTTTCAACAACCCGAAGATGGAAAAAACAAAAGAGTATTTGAAGGGAGCGTTTAATTGAAGATCCAAGTCTCAAATTCCAAATCCCAAGACCCAAGACCCAAGACAAGAAACAAGAAACAAGAGTCAAGACAGAAGAGACGAGGCTCAAGTTTCAAATGCAACAATGTGAAGACTAAAGTTATTAGGAACGATTTGCAATTTTTGCAATTTTTTAATGTCAAAAAGTTCTGTATTATTGTAGTTTAAAGTTCTATTAAATCCTCTGTGAAACCTGACAGCGTTCGAAGAACCTGTCAGCGTTTGAAATGAAGAATAACTATTCTATAAAAAAATCAAAAGAATGAAAAAGGGATTACTACTGCTTGGATTGATGATTGGTTTTATCATGAACCTTTCAGCACAATTTACCCTGAGCGGGGAACTGCGTCCACGCCTCGAACTAAGGCATGGTTATTCAAAACTTCCAAATCCTGATGACGATATGGCGGCATTCATCAGCCAGCGAAGCCGGATCAACCTGTTGTATGAAGATGAAAAATACTCGGCTTTTGTAAGGTTCCAGCAAGTAGGTGTATGGGGTAACGTTGGCACGTTGCAGTTTGCGCCGTCAATCGGCCTTCATCAGGCGTATGTGGATGTGAAGCTCTGCCCGCAGTTCAGTATCAAAGCCGGCCGACAGGAGTTGGTGTACGATAATCAGCGTCTTTTCAGTTTGAATAACTGGCGGCAACCCGGTCGTTCGCACGATGCCGTGGTACTCAAATACCAGGAAAACGACTGGAAACTGCATTTGGGAGGCGCATTTAATCAGAGCAACGAAAACGTTTTTGGTACACTTTACGATAACACCCAGCCAGAGATTGCGGGAAATTACAAAT
Encoded here:
- a CDS encoding PstS family phosphate ABC transporter substrate-binding protein, with amino-acid sequence MKKKYYKWLMALAIGLFFLPGSGCQGPSSQKASDGDELRGTISISGAWALYPMTVKWSEEFRKLHPRVRIDISAGGAGKGFTDAMSGMVDLGMFSRGFTQAELDRGVWYVGVTKDAVIPVINETNPFKEQILKRGITREEFQEIYLNQSITKWKDLLNIQDDNAIHVYTRSDACGAAEMFAEYLGKHQENLLGTGVFGDPGIASAVKNDPFGMGYNNVNFVYDLQTRRPYPGLVVIPLDLNQNGKIDPEEDFYDTLDELNTAIRDGIYPAPPARPLYFVAKSKPGRKEVIELLRWILTSGQEFVDEAGYVALPDQVIEEELKKLN
- the pstC gene encoding phosphate ABC transporter permease subunit PstC, with the protein product MIVALAIVVFLPFVLGIGLYLQSTLLLEEQSLFRILFTSQWQPMSGKFGLLGFILSSLMVTALSLLIAGPVCLLTAIHLTQYAKKYVLKIMHPVIDILAGIPSVIYGVWGIIVIVPLVSKYLAPFFGVQTSGYTLLTGAIVLSVMIIPFILNILIEVFRSIPTELTEASLALGATRWQTIKHVIVRKGFPGIISAMGLGVSRAFGETIAVLMVVGNVVKIPTGVFQPGYPLPALIANNYGEMMSIPQYQSALMFSALVLFVVVMLFNLASRIAISRFETK
- a CDS encoding ABC transporter permease subunit, with amino-acid sequence MKKFKFIEEKIFRALMFFSTVFIVTSLALIIFSILHKGLPVLSWEMVSQTPKGGYYFGKEGGIVNAIVGSFYLSVSATFLALFVSLPLALFMNIYLKRFKIVINAIRFFLDLLWGVPSIVYGAFGFTIMIYFGLKASLIAGIFTVTLFIIPIMVRAMDEVFKTVPVGLYEAALSLGSTRSETAYRVFLKQCYPGVITAVLLAFGRGIGDAASVLFTTGFTDHIPTSLSQPTATLPLAIFFQLGSPIPEVQERAYAAAAVLTFFILAISILARLSSGRFQKNKINF
- a CDS encoding phosphate ABC transporter ATP-binding protein, with amino-acid sequence MENNAKIITKDLNLSIGKLQILKNINLAIPPNRVTVILGPSGCGKTTLLKSMNRLTDLYPEMELSGHIYIDGKDILKAGTEITEIRRKMGLLSQRPYPLPMSIYKNIAYGLKINGVYNRAALQTKVEHYLRLANLWDEVKDRLREPANTLSIGQQQRLCLARGLAVDPEIILADEPTSALDPISSNAIEAQFSHLKEHYTIVMVTHILRQARRIADHIVFMYLGEVVEQGPANEFFNNPKMEKTKEYLKGAFN